The following proteins are encoded in a genomic region of Gossypium hirsutum isolate 1008001.06 chromosome D05, Gossypium_hirsutum_v2.1, whole genome shotgun sequence:
- the LOC107904905 gene encoding LOW QUALITY PROTEIN: patellin-3 (The sequence of the model RefSeq protein was modified relative to this genomic sequence to represent the inferred CDS: inserted 1 base in 1 codon): MADETPAQNPPMAAAPPPPTSATVTDSESPAVLEKQDPSPPSHVPAVSVSVTESASTTIAENEEQAPPPEPAALEPDSSDKGSGKEELPPTPPPQAVESESEPPVVTEAPKEENPPAPAAETVVISESEPQQPPAPLQQEVVTESESLAAMMEKEETGAPAEPTAAGTTTTTTTSAQEEVAAAVEEKKVPQNLASFKEESNKEADLSDSERKALEELKQLVREAIDSNLFNSESKSEENPEKEKKQESKEVSIWGIPLLKDERSDVILLKFLRARDFKAKDAFVMIKTXIRWRKEFGIDELLDEDLGDDMEKVVFMHGQDKEGHPVCYNVYGEFQNKELYQKAFSDEEKRMKFLRWRIQLLEKSIRKLDFSPGGVSTIFQVSDLKNSPGPGKKELRLATKQALQVLQDNYPEFVAKQVFINVPWWYLAFYTMISPFMTQRTKSKFVIALPSKSAETLFKYIPPEQVPIQYGGLSVDYCDCNPEFSDADPATEMTVKPGTKQTVEITIFEKCILVWEIRVVGWEVSYGAEFVPDAKDSYAVIIQKPTKMTAKDEPVVSQSFKVGELGKVLLTVDNPTSKKKKLLYRFKVKPFCD; this comes from the exons ATGGCCGATGAAACTCCAGCCCAGAATCCCCCTATGGCAGCAGCGCCGCCGCCTCCAACCTCTGCCACGGTGACCGACTCCGAGTCACCTGCTGTTTTAGAAAAACAAGACCCTTCCCCGCCGTCTCATGTACCAGCTGTGTCTGTTTCTGTTACCGAATCTGCTTCTACGACTATAGCTGAAAATGAAGAGCAGGCTCCGCCACCGGAACCGGCGGCATTGGAACCTGATTCATCGGATAAAGGGTCAGGGAAAGAGGAGCTGCCTCCGACGCCACCGCCGCAAGCAGTGGAGTCAGAATCTGAGCCACCTGTTGTCACCGAGGCACCAAAGGAAGAAAACCCACCAGCTCCAGCAGCAGAAACTGTAGTGATATCGGAATCCGAGCCGCAGCAGCCGCCTGCTCCACTGCAGCAGGAGGTGGTTACGGAGTCGGAGTCACTGGCGGCGATGATGGAGAAAGAAGAGACGGGAGCACCAGCAGAGCCTACTGCGGCGggtactactactactactacaaCTAGTGCTCAAGAAGAGGTGGCTGCTGCTGTTGAAGAGAAAAAGGTTCCTCAAAATCTGGCTTCTTTCAAAGAGGAAAGCAACAAGGAAGCTGATCTATCCGATTCCGAAAGGAAAGCTTTGGAAGAACTGAAGCAGCTTGTTAGAGAAGCAATAGACTCTAACCTTTTCAATTCAGAATCCAAAAGTGAAGAAAACccagaaaaggaaaagaaacaagAATCAAAAGAGGTATCCATTTGGGGTATTCCTCTCTTAAAAGATGAAAGGAGCGATGTTATCCTTTTGAAGTTCTTAAGGGCAAGGGATTTCAAAGCCAAAGATGCCTTCGTAATGATCAAAA CGATCCGGTGGAGGAAAGAGTTTGGGATCGATGAGCTTTTGGATGAAGATCTTGGTGATGATATGGAGAAAGTTGTGTTCATGCATGGACAAGATAAGGAAGGCCATCCCGTTTGTTACAACGTTTATGGCGAGTTCCAGAATAAAGAATTGTACCAGAAAGCGTTTTCGGATGAGGAAAAGCGAATGAAGTTCCTGCGATGGCGAATTCAGCTCTTGGAGAAGAGTATAAGGAAGCTTGATTTCAGTCCTGGTGGTGTTTCCACCATTTTCCAGGTTAGTGATCTCAAAAACTCGCCTGGACCTGGAAAAAAGGAGCTTAGATTGGCAACAAAACAGGCTCTTCAGGTTCTTCAAGATAATTATCCAGAGTTTGTTGCAAAACAG GTGTTTATTAATGTTCCTTGGTGGTATCTGGCATTCTATACAATGATTAGTCCATTTATGACCCAAAGAACTAAGAGCAAGTTTGTCATTGCACTGCCATCTAAATCTGCTGAAACACTTTTCAA ATACATACCACCTGAGCAAGTGCCAATTCAATATGGTGGTTTGAGTGTGGATTATTGTGATTGCAATCCAGAATTCAGTGATGCTGATCCTGCCACTGAGATGACTGTGAAACCAGGGACAAAGCAAACTGTCGAAATAACAATCTTTGAG AAATGTATTCTTGTTTGGGAAATCAGGGTAGTTGGATGGGAGGTGAGCTATGGAGCTGAATTTGTGCCTGATGCTAAAGATAGCTACGCGGTCATCATTCAAAAACCGACCAAGATGACTGCAAAAGATGAACCAGTTGTGTCTCAAAGCTTCAAAGTTGGTGAACTGGGTAAAGTATTGCTAACTGTTGACAACCCAACttcaaaaaagaagaagcttcTCTACAGGTTTAAGGTTAAACCCTTCTGCGACTGA